From a region of the Acanthochromis polyacanthus isolate Apoly-LR-REF ecotype Palm Island chromosome 3, KAUST_Apoly_ChrSc, whole genome shotgun sequence genome:
- the dennd1c gene encoding DENN domain-containing protein 1B isoform X3: protein MGSRLKQNPERTFYWFFEATCPVARDKDPGLLFQFPEDFSDEESCQTLPRFCFPYDIQRVRDGVAVQHFTFVLTDLEGCQRFGFCRLTNSTHTCLCILSYLPWFEVFYKLLNSLADYLSKGQTNEMKALLAALYKQPLPLAAGSVTLQMGEQLLVSTEVSHPVGHPEGQEGIPYFIAPDPRSLPSIPENRNLTELIVAVDVGNLLQLYASLLFERRILIFASKLSTLTSCVHALSAVLYPMYWQHIFIPVLPPHLLDYCCAPMPYLIGVHTSLSEKVRSRGLEEVVILNVDTNMLETPFDDLKKIPSDVMSELKVCLKRQAVSPGCGVSLAFLKAQALLFGGYRDALQGQKEGEICFCETLFLDHKSPSMKQFLQSAIHLQFFKQFIDSRLDILNKGKEPDDLFEEEIIKCETTAGRGKSYQQLVGNLKKGGGALILNMKSKANMRAKGLAKSGLKNLLMQKLHNEEHKLQRGGSITHRRVQSDCLQSRLPITQHFGKTPRDKDNMRDTGDTWDGAVSGPVAEDDSELLKDEEEGEDSLLCDPEEMDLLGEIFDTLSSRSSHERGLLYGTRSLDLFGPDSHDFIMKYGPVNPSQESLSLSMSGSESLHSWNLETTEELSDLTEDSDWLCLDTSVPEEEGTESLLTACEKEEQEKGQRQDGEEREDVKVAINGNQEDIDDKNNFKEIKLEEEREKDQERKVSLGEDPASEMAEKQENEGLEEAVGLETEKGTNEMQKIVTREEETQEEESKEVGDSLNKLMKLNTHHPSSAEEQQGHEETANPETTVPPGPQSLAADLKPPTGQDKKSEEATRKEEQEVRQIRSPPKVQSAVERFQSQASGQSFQVKTRTKALAEPGRPVDVFRSRERSQTHPPCDSDVSHTNSRSEAPEEEERPAIKVSELKKRFEA, encoded by the exons ATCCTGGACTACTGTTTCAGTTTCCAGAGGACTTCAGCGATGAG GAGTCCTGTCAAACATTACCCAGATTCTGCTTCCCGTATGACATTCAAAG GGTGAGGGATGGAGTGGCCGTGCAGCACTTTACTTTTGTTCTGACTGACCTGGAGGGATGCCAGCGCTTTGGCTTCTGTCGTCTCACCAACAGCACCCATACCTGCCTCTGCATCCTCAG TTATCTTCCATGGTTCGAAGTGTTCTACAAACTCCTCAACAGCTTGGCTGATTACCTCTCAAAGGGGCAG ACCAATGAGATGAAAGCGCTCCTGGCTGCACTCTACAAACAGCCCCTACCGCTGGCAGCTGGATCGGTCACTCTGCAGATG gGAGAGCAGCTGCTGGTCAGCACAGAGGTGTCCCATCCTGTTGGACACCCAGAGGGACAAGAGGGG ATTCCATATTTCATTGCTCCAGACCCCCGAAGTCTCCCTTCCATCCCTGAAAAT AGGAACCTGACCGAGCTGATTGTGGCAGTAGATGTGGGAAACCTGCTTCAGCTCTACGCCAGCCTGCTGTTTGAGAGACGCATCCTCATCTTTGCCAGCAAGCTCAGCACT CTGACATCTTGTGTGCATGCGCTCAGTGCTGTGTTATACCCCATGTACTGGCAACACATCTTCATACCTGTCCTACCACCCCACCTACTGGACTACTGCTG TGCACCTATGCCTTACCTAATAGGGGTTCACACCAGTTTGTCTGAG AAGGTGAGGAGTCGTGGGTTGGAGGAAGTTGTAATTCTGAATGTGGATACAAACATGCTTGAAACCCCGTTTGACGACCTTAAGAAGATACCTTCAGATGTG ATGTCCGAGCTGAAGGTGTGTTTGAAACGCCAAGCGGTGTCACCCGGCTGTGGTGTCTCTCTGGCCTTCCTCAAAGCTCAGGCTCTGCTGTTTGGAGGCTACAGGGATGCACTGCAAGGTCAAAAG GAGGGTGAAATCTGCTTCTGTGAGACACTGTTTTTAGATCACAAGTCTCCCAGCATGAAGCAGTTCCTACAGAGTGCCATTCATTTACAGTTCTTCAAACAG TTTATTGATAGTCGCCTGGATATTCTGAACAAAGGGAAGGAACCAGATGATCTCTTTGAGGAGGagataataaaatgtgaaacaacaGCAG gAAGAGGCAAATCATATCAACAGTTAGTTGGTAATTTAAAG AAAGGGGGAGGAGCTCTCATCCTCAACATGAAGTCTAAAGCAAACATGAGG GCCAAAGGTCTCGCCAAGTCTGGTTTGAAAAACCTGCTGATGCAGAAG CTCCACAATGAAGAACACAAGCTTCAGAGAGGTGGATCAATAACACACCGCCGTGTCCAATCTGACTGCTTGCAGAGTCGGCTCCCAATCACACAGCACTTTGGAAAG ACTCCCAGAGACAAGGACAACATGAGGGACACTGGAGATACATGGGACGG AGCTGTGTCTGGTCCTGTGGCCGAGGATGACTCTGAGCTCCTGAAGGATGAGGAAGAAGGGGAAGATTCCCTGCTGTGTGACCCGGAGGAGATGGATCTTCTTGGGGAGATCTTTGACACACTCAGCTCCAGGAGTTCACATGAGCGTGGCCTGCTGTACGGCACTCGTAGCCTGGATCTGTTTGGACCGGACAGCCATGACTTTATCATGAAG TATGGTCCTGTCAACCCCAGCCAGGAAAGCCTGTCTCTGTCTATGAGCGGCAGTGAAAGCCTGCACAGCTGGAATCTGGAAACAACGGAGGAATTGTCAGACCTGACAGAGGACTCTGACTGGCTGTGCCTGGACACCAGCGTACCAGAGGAAGAAGGGACGGAGAGTCTGCTGACAGCATGTGAAAAGGAAGAGCAAGAAAAGGGGCAGAGGCAGGACGGAGAGGAACGGGAAGACGTGAAGGTAGCAATAAATGGGAACCAAGAAGACATAGACGACAAAAACAACTTCAAGGAAATAAAGctagaagaagagagagaaaaagatcaAGAAAGGAAAGTGAGTTTAGGGGAGGACCCTGCAAGTGAAATGGCTGAGAAACAAGAGAATGAAGGGTTGGAGGAGGCTGTGGGACTCGAGACGGAAAAAGGaacaaatgaaatgcaaaaaattgTGACAAGAGAAGAAGAGACCCAAGAGGAGGAAAGTAAAGAGGTGGGAGACTCTTTAAACAAACTTATGAAACTGAATACCCATCATCCCAGCTCTGCAGAGGAGCAACAAGGACATGAGGAAACAGCCAATCCAGAAACTACAGTCCCTCCTGGGCCTCAGAGTCTAGCTGCTGACCTTAAACCTCCCACAGGTCAGGACAAAAAGAGCGAAGAGGCAACAAGAAAAGAGGAGCAAGAGGTGAGACAGATCCGCTCTCCTCCTAAAGTGCAATCTGCTGTGGAGCGCTTTCAGTCTCAAGCGTCCGGCCAAAGCTTCCAGGTGAAGACCAGGACCAAGGCCTTGGCCGAACCTGGGAGACCCGTCGACGTATTTCGAAGCAGAGAGAGATCACAGACTCACCCGCCGTGTGACTCGGACGTGTCCCACACCAACAGCCGCTCGGAGGCACCCGAGGAAGAAGAACGCCCTGCAATCAAAGTGTCTGAACTGAAGAAGAGATTCGAAGCCTAA
- the dennd1c gene encoding DENN domain-containing protein 1B isoform X2, which yields MGSRLKQNPERTFYWFFEATCPVARDKDPGLLFQFPEDFSDEESCQTLPRFCFPYDIQRVRDGVAVQHFTFVLTDLEGCQRFGFCRLTNSTHTCLCILSYLPWFEVFYKLLNSLADYLSKGQTNEMKALLAALYKQPLPLAAGSVTLQMGEQLLVSTEVSHPVGHPEGQEGIPYFIAPDPRSLPSIPENRNLTELIVAVDVGNLLQLYASLLFERRILIFASKLSTLTSCVHALSAVLYPMYWQHIFIPVLPPHLLDYCCAPMPYLIGVHTSLSEVRSRGLEEVVILNVDTNMLETPFDDLKKIPSDVMSELKVCLKRQAVSPGCGVSLAFLKAQALLFGGYRDALQGQKEGEICFCETLFLDHKSPSMKQFLQSAIHLQFFKQFIDSRLDILNKGKEPDDLFEEEIIKCETTAGRGKSYQQLVGNLKKGGGALILNMKSKANMRAKGLAKSGLKNLLMQKLHNEEHKLQRGGSITHRRVQSDCLQSRLPITQHFGKSRPRRPVHKQTPRDKDNMRDTGDTWDGAVSGPVAEDDSELLKDEEEGEDSLLCDPEEMDLLGEIFDTLSSRSSHERGLLYGTRSLDLFGPDSHDFIMKYGPVNPSQESLSLSMSGSESLHSWNLETTEELSDLTEDSDWLCLDTSVPEEEGTESLLTACEKEEQEKGQRQDGEEREDVKVAINGNQEDIDDKNNFKEIKLEEEREKDQERKVSLGEDPASEMAEKQENEGLEEAVGLETEKGTNEMQKIVTREEETQEEESKEVGDSLNKLMKLNTHHPSSAEEQQGHEETANPETTVPPGPQSLAADLKPPTGQDKKSEEATRKEEQEVRQIRSPPKVQSAVERFQSQASGQSFQVKTRTKALAEPGRPVDVFRSRERSQTHPPCDSDVSHTNSRSEAPEEEERPAIKVSELKKRFEA from the exons ATCCTGGACTACTGTTTCAGTTTCCAGAGGACTTCAGCGATGAG GAGTCCTGTCAAACATTACCCAGATTCTGCTTCCCGTATGACATTCAAAG GGTGAGGGATGGAGTGGCCGTGCAGCACTTTACTTTTGTTCTGACTGACCTGGAGGGATGCCAGCGCTTTGGCTTCTGTCGTCTCACCAACAGCACCCATACCTGCCTCTGCATCCTCAG TTATCTTCCATGGTTCGAAGTGTTCTACAAACTCCTCAACAGCTTGGCTGATTACCTCTCAAAGGGGCAG ACCAATGAGATGAAAGCGCTCCTGGCTGCACTCTACAAACAGCCCCTACCGCTGGCAGCTGGATCGGTCACTCTGCAGATG gGAGAGCAGCTGCTGGTCAGCACAGAGGTGTCCCATCCTGTTGGACACCCAGAGGGACAAGAGGGG ATTCCATATTTCATTGCTCCAGACCCCCGAAGTCTCCCTTCCATCCCTGAAAAT AGGAACCTGACCGAGCTGATTGTGGCAGTAGATGTGGGAAACCTGCTTCAGCTCTACGCCAGCCTGCTGTTTGAGAGACGCATCCTCATCTTTGCCAGCAAGCTCAGCACT CTGACATCTTGTGTGCATGCGCTCAGTGCTGTGTTATACCCCATGTACTGGCAACACATCTTCATACCTGTCCTACCACCCCACCTACTGGACTACTGCTG TGCACCTATGCCTTACCTAATAGGGGTTCACACCAGTTTGTCTGAG GTGAGGAGTCGTGGGTTGGAGGAAGTTGTAATTCTGAATGTGGATACAAACATGCTTGAAACCCCGTTTGACGACCTTAAGAAGATACCTTCAGATGTG ATGTCCGAGCTGAAGGTGTGTTTGAAACGCCAAGCGGTGTCACCCGGCTGTGGTGTCTCTCTGGCCTTCCTCAAAGCTCAGGCTCTGCTGTTTGGAGGCTACAGGGATGCACTGCAAGGTCAAAAG GAGGGTGAAATCTGCTTCTGTGAGACACTGTTTTTAGATCACAAGTCTCCCAGCATGAAGCAGTTCCTACAGAGTGCCATTCATTTACAGTTCTTCAAACAG TTTATTGATAGTCGCCTGGATATTCTGAACAAAGGGAAGGAACCAGATGATCTCTTTGAGGAGGagataataaaatgtgaaacaacaGCAG gAAGAGGCAAATCATATCAACAGTTAGTTGGTAATTTAAAG AAAGGGGGAGGAGCTCTCATCCTCAACATGAAGTCTAAAGCAAACATGAGG GCCAAAGGTCTCGCCAAGTCTGGTTTGAAAAACCTGCTGATGCAGAAG CTCCACAATGAAGAACACAAGCTTCAGAGAGGTGGATCAATAACACACCGCCGTGTCCAATCTGACTGCTTGCAGAGTCGGCTCCCAATCACACAGCACTTTGGAAAG TCACGTCCACGTCGACCTGTTCACAAACAGACTCCCAGAGACAAGGACAACATGAGGGACACTGGAGATACATGGGACGG AGCTGTGTCTGGTCCTGTGGCCGAGGATGACTCTGAGCTCCTGAAGGATGAGGAAGAAGGGGAAGATTCCCTGCTGTGTGACCCGGAGGAGATGGATCTTCTTGGGGAGATCTTTGACACACTCAGCTCCAGGAGTTCACATGAGCGTGGCCTGCTGTACGGCACTCGTAGCCTGGATCTGTTTGGACCGGACAGCCATGACTTTATCATGAAG TATGGTCCTGTCAACCCCAGCCAGGAAAGCCTGTCTCTGTCTATGAGCGGCAGTGAAAGCCTGCACAGCTGGAATCTGGAAACAACGGAGGAATTGTCAGACCTGACAGAGGACTCTGACTGGCTGTGCCTGGACACCAGCGTACCAGAGGAAGAAGGGACGGAGAGTCTGCTGACAGCATGTGAAAAGGAAGAGCAAGAAAAGGGGCAGAGGCAGGACGGAGAGGAACGGGAAGACGTGAAGGTAGCAATAAATGGGAACCAAGAAGACATAGACGACAAAAACAACTTCAAGGAAATAAAGctagaagaagagagagaaaaagatcaAGAAAGGAAAGTGAGTTTAGGGGAGGACCCTGCAAGTGAAATGGCTGAGAAACAAGAGAATGAAGGGTTGGAGGAGGCTGTGGGACTCGAGACGGAAAAAGGaacaaatgaaatgcaaaaaattgTGACAAGAGAAGAAGAGACCCAAGAGGAGGAAAGTAAAGAGGTGGGAGACTCTTTAAACAAACTTATGAAACTGAATACCCATCATCCCAGCTCTGCAGAGGAGCAACAAGGACATGAGGAAACAGCCAATCCAGAAACTACAGTCCCTCCTGGGCCTCAGAGTCTAGCTGCTGACCTTAAACCTCCCACAGGTCAGGACAAAAAGAGCGAAGAGGCAACAAGAAAAGAGGAGCAAGAGGTGAGACAGATCCGCTCTCCTCCTAAAGTGCAATCTGCTGTGGAGCGCTTTCAGTCTCAAGCGTCCGGCCAAAGCTTCCAGGTGAAGACCAGGACCAAGGCCTTGGCCGAACCTGGGAGACCCGTCGACGTATTTCGAAGCAGAGAGAGATCACAGACTCACCCGCCGTGTGACTCGGACGTGTCCCACACCAACAGCCGCTCGGAGGCACCCGAGGAAGAAGAACGCCCTGCAATCAAAGTGTCTGAACTGAAGAAGAGATTCGAAGCCTAA
- the dennd1c gene encoding DENN domain-containing protein 1B isoform X5, with product MGSRLKQNPERTFYWFFEATCPVARDKDPGLLFQFPEDFSDEESCQTLPRFCFPYDIQRVRDGVAVQHFTFVLTDLEGCQRFGFCRLTNSTHTCLCILSYLPWFEVFYKLLNSLADYLSKGQTNEMKALLAALYKQPLPLAAGSVTLQMGEQLLVSTEVSHPVGHPEGQEGIPYFIAPDPRSLPSIPENRNLTELIVAVDVGNLLQLYASLLFERRILIFASKLSTMSELKVCLKRQAVSPGCGVSLAFLKAQALLFGGYRDALQGQKEGEICFCETLFLDHKSPSMKQFLQSAIHLQFFKQFIDSRLDILNKGKEPDDLFEEEIIKCETTAGRGKSYQQLVGNLKKGGGALILNMKSKANMRAKGLAKSGLKNLLMQKLHNEEHKLQRGGSITHRRVQSDCLQSRLPITQHFGKSRPRRPVHKQTPRDKDNMRDTGDTWDGAVSGPVAEDDSELLKDEEEGEDSLLCDPEEMDLLGEIFDTLSSRSSHERGLLYGTRSLDLFGPDSHDFIMKYGPVNPSQESLSLSMSGSESLHSWNLETTEELSDLTEDSDWLCLDTSVPEEEGTESLLTACEKEEQEKGQRQDGEEREDVKVAINGNQEDIDDKNNFKEIKLEEEREKDQERKVSLGEDPASEMAEKQENEGLEEAVGLETEKGTNEMQKIVTREEETQEEESKEVGDSLNKLMKLNTHHPSSAEEQQGHEETANPETTVPPGPQSLAADLKPPTGQDKKSEEATRKEEQEVRQIRSPPKVQSAVERFQSQASGQSFQVKTRTKALAEPGRPVDVFRSRERSQTHPPCDSDVSHTNSRSEAPEEEERPAIKVSELKKRFEA from the exons ATCCTGGACTACTGTTTCAGTTTCCAGAGGACTTCAGCGATGAG GAGTCCTGTCAAACATTACCCAGATTCTGCTTCCCGTATGACATTCAAAG GGTGAGGGATGGAGTGGCCGTGCAGCACTTTACTTTTGTTCTGACTGACCTGGAGGGATGCCAGCGCTTTGGCTTCTGTCGTCTCACCAACAGCACCCATACCTGCCTCTGCATCCTCAG TTATCTTCCATGGTTCGAAGTGTTCTACAAACTCCTCAACAGCTTGGCTGATTACCTCTCAAAGGGGCAG ACCAATGAGATGAAAGCGCTCCTGGCTGCACTCTACAAACAGCCCCTACCGCTGGCAGCTGGATCGGTCACTCTGCAGATG gGAGAGCAGCTGCTGGTCAGCACAGAGGTGTCCCATCCTGTTGGACACCCAGAGGGACAAGAGGGG ATTCCATATTTCATTGCTCCAGACCCCCGAAGTCTCCCTTCCATCCCTGAAAAT AGGAACCTGACCGAGCTGATTGTGGCAGTAGATGTGGGAAACCTGCTTCAGCTCTACGCCAGCCTGCTGTTTGAGAGACGCATCCTCATCTTTGCCAGCAAGCTCAGCACT ATGTCCGAGCTGAAGGTGTGTTTGAAACGCCAAGCGGTGTCACCCGGCTGTGGTGTCTCTCTGGCCTTCCTCAAAGCTCAGGCTCTGCTGTTTGGAGGCTACAGGGATGCACTGCAAGGTCAAAAG GAGGGTGAAATCTGCTTCTGTGAGACACTGTTTTTAGATCACAAGTCTCCCAGCATGAAGCAGTTCCTACAGAGTGCCATTCATTTACAGTTCTTCAAACAG TTTATTGATAGTCGCCTGGATATTCTGAACAAAGGGAAGGAACCAGATGATCTCTTTGAGGAGGagataataaaatgtgaaacaacaGCAG gAAGAGGCAAATCATATCAACAGTTAGTTGGTAATTTAAAG AAAGGGGGAGGAGCTCTCATCCTCAACATGAAGTCTAAAGCAAACATGAGG GCCAAAGGTCTCGCCAAGTCTGGTTTGAAAAACCTGCTGATGCAGAAG CTCCACAATGAAGAACACAAGCTTCAGAGAGGTGGATCAATAACACACCGCCGTGTCCAATCTGACTGCTTGCAGAGTCGGCTCCCAATCACACAGCACTTTGGAAAG TCACGTCCACGTCGACCTGTTCACAAACAGACTCCCAGAGACAAGGACAACATGAGGGACACTGGAGATACATGGGACGG AGCTGTGTCTGGTCCTGTGGCCGAGGATGACTCTGAGCTCCTGAAGGATGAGGAAGAAGGGGAAGATTCCCTGCTGTGTGACCCGGAGGAGATGGATCTTCTTGGGGAGATCTTTGACACACTCAGCTCCAGGAGTTCACATGAGCGTGGCCTGCTGTACGGCACTCGTAGCCTGGATCTGTTTGGACCGGACAGCCATGACTTTATCATGAAG TATGGTCCTGTCAACCCCAGCCAGGAAAGCCTGTCTCTGTCTATGAGCGGCAGTGAAAGCCTGCACAGCTGGAATCTGGAAACAACGGAGGAATTGTCAGACCTGACAGAGGACTCTGACTGGCTGTGCCTGGACACCAGCGTACCAGAGGAAGAAGGGACGGAGAGTCTGCTGACAGCATGTGAAAAGGAAGAGCAAGAAAAGGGGCAGAGGCAGGACGGAGAGGAACGGGAAGACGTGAAGGTAGCAATAAATGGGAACCAAGAAGACATAGACGACAAAAACAACTTCAAGGAAATAAAGctagaagaagagagagaaaaagatcaAGAAAGGAAAGTGAGTTTAGGGGAGGACCCTGCAAGTGAAATGGCTGAGAAACAAGAGAATGAAGGGTTGGAGGAGGCTGTGGGACTCGAGACGGAAAAAGGaacaaatgaaatgcaaaaaattgTGACAAGAGAAGAAGAGACCCAAGAGGAGGAAAGTAAAGAGGTGGGAGACTCTTTAAACAAACTTATGAAACTGAATACCCATCATCCCAGCTCTGCAGAGGAGCAACAAGGACATGAGGAAACAGCCAATCCAGAAACTACAGTCCCTCCTGGGCCTCAGAGTCTAGCTGCTGACCTTAAACCTCCCACAGGTCAGGACAAAAAGAGCGAAGAGGCAACAAGAAAAGAGGAGCAAGAGGTGAGACAGATCCGCTCTCCTCCTAAAGTGCAATCTGCTGTGGAGCGCTTTCAGTCTCAAGCGTCCGGCCAAAGCTTCCAGGTGAAGACCAGGACCAAGGCCTTGGCCGAACCTGGGAGACCCGTCGACGTATTTCGAAGCAGAGAGAGATCACAGACTCACCCGCCGTGTGACTCGGACGTGTCCCACACCAACAGCCGCTCGGAGGCACCCGAGGAAGAAGAACGCCCTGCAATCAAAGTGTCTGAACTGAAGAAGAGATTCGAAGCCTAA
- the dennd1c gene encoding DENN domain-containing protein 1B isoform X1, whose translation MGSRLKQNPERTFYWFFEATCPVARDKDPGLLFQFPEDFSDEESCQTLPRFCFPYDIQRVRDGVAVQHFTFVLTDLEGCQRFGFCRLTNSTHTCLCILSYLPWFEVFYKLLNSLADYLSKGQTNEMKALLAALYKQPLPLAAGSVTLQMGEQLLVSTEVSHPVGHPEGQEGIPYFIAPDPRSLPSIPENRNLTELIVAVDVGNLLQLYASLLFERRILIFASKLSTLTSCVHALSAVLYPMYWQHIFIPVLPPHLLDYCCAPMPYLIGVHTSLSEKVRSRGLEEVVILNVDTNMLETPFDDLKKIPSDVMSELKVCLKRQAVSPGCGVSLAFLKAQALLFGGYRDALQGQKEGEICFCETLFLDHKSPSMKQFLQSAIHLQFFKQFIDSRLDILNKGKEPDDLFEEEIIKCETTAGRGKSYQQLVGNLKKGGGALILNMKSKANMRAKGLAKSGLKNLLMQKLHNEEHKLQRGGSITHRRVQSDCLQSRLPITQHFGKSRPRRPVHKQTPRDKDNMRDTGDTWDGAVSGPVAEDDSELLKDEEEGEDSLLCDPEEMDLLGEIFDTLSSRSSHERGLLYGTRSLDLFGPDSHDFIMKYGPVNPSQESLSLSMSGSESLHSWNLETTEELSDLTEDSDWLCLDTSVPEEEGTESLLTACEKEEQEKGQRQDGEEREDVKVAINGNQEDIDDKNNFKEIKLEEEREKDQERKVSLGEDPASEMAEKQENEGLEEAVGLETEKGTNEMQKIVTREEETQEEESKEVGDSLNKLMKLNTHHPSSAEEQQGHEETANPETTVPPGPQSLAADLKPPTGQDKKSEEATRKEEQEVRQIRSPPKVQSAVERFQSQASGQSFQVKTRTKALAEPGRPVDVFRSRERSQTHPPCDSDVSHTNSRSEAPEEEERPAIKVSELKKRFEA comes from the exons ATCCTGGACTACTGTTTCAGTTTCCAGAGGACTTCAGCGATGAG GAGTCCTGTCAAACATTACCCAGATTCTGCTTCCCGTATGACATTCAAAG GGTGAGGGATGGAGTGGCCGTGCAGCACTTTACTTTTGTTCTGACTGACCTGGAGGGATGCCAGCGCTTTGGCTTCTGTCGTCTCACCAACAGCACCCATACCTGCCTCTGCATCCTCAG TTATCTTCCATGGTTCGAAGTGTTCTACAAACTCCTCAACAGCTTGGCTGATTACCTCTCAAAGGGGCAG ACCAATGAGATGAAAGCGCTCCTGGCTGCACTCTACAAACAGCCCCTACCGCTGGCAGCTGGATCGGTCACTCTGCAGATG gGAGAGCAGCTGCTGGTCAGCACAGAGGTGTCCCATCCTGTTGGACACCCAGAGGGACAAGAGGGG ATTCCATATTTCATTGCTCCAGACCCCCGAAGTCTCCCTTCCATCCCTGAAAAT AGGAACCTGACCGAGCTGATTGTGGCAGTAGATGTGGGAAACCTGCTTCAGCTCTACGCCAGCCTGCTGTTTGAGAGACGCATCCTCATCTTTGCCAGCAAGCTCAGCACT CTGACATCTTGTGTGCATGCGCTCAGTGCTGTGTTATACCCCATGTACTGGCAACACATCTTCATACCTGTCCTACCACCCCACCTACTGGACTACTGCTG TGCACCTATGCCTTACCTAATAGGGGTTCACACCAGTTTGTCTGAG AAGGTGAGGAGTCGTGGGTTGGAGGAAGTTGTAATTCTGAATGTGGATACAAACATGCTTGAAACCCCGTTTGACGACCTTAAGAAGATACCTTCAGATGTG ATGTCCGAGCTGAAGGTGTGTTTGAAACGCCAAGCGGTGTCACCCGGCTGTGGTGTCTCTCTGGCCTTCCTCAAAGCTCAGGCTCTGCTGTTTGGAGGCTACAGGGATGCACTGCAAGGTCAAAAG GAGGGTGAAATCTGCTTCTGTGAGACACTGTTTTTAGATCACAAGTCTCCCAGCATGAAGCAGTTCCTACAGAGTGCCATTCATTTACAGTTCTTCAAACAG TTTATTGATAGTCGCCTGGATATTCTGAACAAAGGGAAGGAACCAGATGATCTCTTTGAGGAGGagataataaaatgtgaaacaacaGCAG gAAGAGGCAAATCATATCAACAGTTAGTTGGTAATTTAAAG AAAGGGGGAGGAGCTCTCATCCTCAACATGAAGTCTAAAGCAAACATGAGG GCCAAAGGTCTCGCCAAGTCTGGTTTGAAAAACCTGCTGATGCAGAAG CTCCACAATGAAGAACACAAGCTTCAGAGAGGTGGATCAATAACACACCGCCGTGTCCAATCTGACTGCTTGCAGAGTCGGCTCCCAATCACACAGCACTTTGGAAAG TCACGTCCACGTCGACCTGTTCACAAACAGACTCCCAGAGACAAGGACAACATGAGGGACACTGGAGATACATGGGACGG AGCTGTGTCTGGTCCTGTGGCCGAGGATGACTCTGAGCTCCTGAAGGATGAGGAAGAAGGGGAAGATTCCCTGCTGTGTGACCCGGAGGAGATGGATCTTCTTGGGGAGATCTTTGACACACTCAGCTCCAGGAGTTCACATGAGCGTGGCCTGCTGTACGGCACTCGTAGCCTGGATCTGTTTGGACCGGACAGCCATGACTTTATCATGAAG TATGGTCCTGTCAACCCCAGCCAGGAAAGCCTGTCTCTGTCTATGAGCGGCAGTGAAAGCCTGCACAGCTGGAATCTGGAAACAACGGAGGAATTGTCAGACCTGACAGAGGACTCTGACTGGCTGTGCCTGGACACCAGCGTACCAGAGGAAGAAGGGACGGAGAGTCTGCTGACAGCATGTGAAAAGGAAGAGCAAGAAAAGGGGCAGAGGCAGGACGGAGAGGAACGGGAAGACGTGAAGGTAGCAATAAATGGGAACCAAGAAGACATAGACGACAAAAACAACTTCAAGGAAATAAAGctagaagaagagagagaaaaagatcaAGAAAGGAAAGTGAGTTTAGGGGAGGACCCTGCAAGTGAAATGGCTGAGAAACAAGAGAATGAAGGGTTGGAGGAGGCTGTGGGACTCGAGACGGAAAAAGGaacaaatgaaatgcaaaaaattgTGACAAGAGAAGAAGAGACCCAAGAGGAGGAAAGTAAAGAGGTGGGAGACTCTTTAAACAAACTTATGAAACTGAATACCCATCATCCCAGCTCTGCAGAGGAGCAACAAGGACATGAGGAAACAGCCAATCCAGAAACTACAGTCCCTCCTGGGCCTCAGAGTCTAGCTGCTGACCTTAAACCTCCCACAGGTCAGGACAAAAAGAGCGAAGAGGCAACAAGAAAAGAGGAGCAAGAGGTGAGACAGATCCGCTCTCCTCCTAAAGTGCAATCTGCTGTGGAGCGCTTTCAGTCTCAAGCGTCCGGCCAAAGCTTCCAGGTGAAGACCAGGACCAAGGCCTTGGCCGAACCTGGGAGACCCGTCGACGTATTTCGAAGCAGAGAGAGATCACAGACTCACCCGCCGTGTGACTCGGACGTGTCCCACACCAACAGCCGCTCGGAGGCACCCGAGGAAGAAGAACGCCCTGCAATCAAAGTGTCTGAACTGAAGAAGAGATTCGAAGCCTAA